The following are encoded together in the Mesoterricola sediminis genome:
- the leuB gene encoding 3-isopropylmalate dehydrogenase — MKARIAVLPGDGIGPEVVREALGCLDRIADLGGHTFVCQALPVGGAALDACGDPLPASTLEACLASDAVLLGAVGHPRFDANPNPLKPETGLLRLRAGLGVYANLRPAFVHPMLAGASPLREEIVRGTDMMIVRELAGGLYFAEPRSLTAERGVNTLAYARFEVERIARAAFEAARGRRRRVTSVDKANVLESSQLWRTVVKEVAADYPDVALDHLYVDACAMAIVTRPASFDVILTDNMFGDILSDEASVLTGGLGMLPSASLGGAVALFEPVHGSAPDLAGQDVANPFGAILSAAMLLRHALGLAAEAAALEAAVYDVLASGRGTRDLAVPRATLGTAEAGEAVRAALVPRLQGIPA; from the coding sequence ATGAAGGCCCGGATCGCAGTGCTTCCAGGAGACGGCATCGGCCCCGAAGTGGTCCGCGAGGCCCTCGGGTGCCTGGACCGCATCGCGGACCTGGGCGGCCACACCTTCGTCTGCCAGGCCCTGCCCGTCGGCGGCGCGGCGCTGGACGCCTGCGGGGATCCCCTCCCGGCCTCGACGCTGGAGGCCTGCCTCGCCTCCGACGCGGTGCTCCTGGGCGCGGTCGGGCACCCCCGGTTCGACGCCAACCCCAACCCCCTGAAGCCCGAGACGGGCCTGCTCCGCCTGCGGGCGGGCCTCGGCGTCTACGCGAACCTGCGCCCCGCCTTCGTGCACCCGATGCTCGCCGGCGCCTCGCCCCTGCGGGAGGAGATCGTCCGCGGCACCGACATGATGATCGTCCGGGAACTGGCCGGCGGGCTCTACTTCGCCGAGCCCCGGAGCCTCACGGCCGAGCGTGGCGTGAACACCCTGGCCTACGCCCGGTTCGAGGTCGAGCGCATCGCCCGCGCCGCCTTCGAGGCGGCCCGGGGCCGCCGGCGCCGCGTGACCAGCGTCGACAAGGCCAACGTGCTCGAATCGAGCCAGCTGTGGCGGACGGTGGTGAAGGAGGTGGCCGCGGACTATCCGGACGTGGCCCTGGACCACCTCTACGTGGACGCCTGCGCCATGGCCATCGTCACCCGCCCCGCCTCCTTCGACGTGATCCTCACCGACAACATGTTCGGGGACATCCTCAGCGACGAGGCCTCCGTGCTCACCGGCGGCCTCGGCATGCTCCCCAGCGCCAGCCTCGGGGGCGCGGTGGCCCTCTTCGAGCCGGTGCACGGCTCCGCCCCCGACCTCGCGGGGCAGGACGTGGCCAACCCCTTCGGCGCCATCCTGAGCGCGGCGATGCTGCTCCGGCACGCCCTGGGCCTGGCGGCGGAGGCCGCGGCCCTGGAGGCGGCGGTCTACGACGTCCTCGCCAGCGGCCGGGGCACCCGCGACCTGGCCGTGCCCCGCGCCA